The following coding sequences lie in one Ictalurus furcatus strain D&B chromosome 7, Billie_1.0, whole genome shotgun sequence genomic window:
- the faah2b gene encoding fatty-acid amide hydrolase 2-B codes for MGLTAGERILQWLIRAVSGFLCALFVLVSPRRKAETVPPVTEPLLLIPAVQLAEKIRRKQVSSVDVVQAYIDRIQQVNPLLNAVVKDRFSAALAEAAQADRLIEEETGGEEALADRLPLLGVPLSVKESFFLQGMPCSTGLVCRAGFVASTDAPVVALLKRAGAIPLGVTNTSELCMWLESNNHLYGITNNPYDTTRICGGSSGGEGSILASGGSLIGVGSDIGGSIRMPCFFNGIFGHKGTPGIVCNEGQLPPASGLQEDILSTGPMCRYAEDLLPMLKIMAGANADKLSLSSEVDLKKLRFFSVADDGGSLWTSPVDKQLVEAQRKVIQRIEADLGVKVKEMSFPQLKYSSHIWETCMDLPDKDGKPPQPLAELLADGGSTVWPVWELIKRIFGKSDHTLASIGLALKGSKSSPYYLKMKEALQRDMDKVLGTDGVLLYPSHPLLAPKHHHPLFTVYNFSYTGIFNALALPVTQCPLGLSEEGLPLGVQVVGGKLQDRLTLAVALYLEKAFGGWRNPGTS; via the exons atgGGTTTAACAGCAGGAGAGCGGATTTTGCAGTGGCTGATCCGGGCAGTGTCGGGCTTTTTGTGCGCGCTGTTTGTTTTGGTGTCGCCGCGACGCAAAGCCGAGACAGTTCCTCCGGTCACCGAGCCGCTGCTCCTGATCCCCGCCGTGCAGCTGGCCGAGAAAATCCGCCGCAAACAG GTGTCGAGTGTAGACGTGGTTCAGGCCTACATAGACAGGATCCAGCAGGTGAACCCGCTCCTGAATGCTGTGGTTAAGGACAG ATTTTCGGCAGCTTTGGCAGAAGCAGCTCAGGCGGACAGGCTGATCGAGGAGGAGACCGGGGGAGAGGAGGCTCTCGCAGACCGACTTCCTCTGCTGGGAGTCCCTTTATCTGTCAAAGAGTCTTTTTTCTTACAGG gtaTGCCCTGCTCCACAGGCCTGGTCTGCCGGGCTGGTTTTGTTGCCAGTACGGACGCCCCTGTGGTGGCCCTGCTGAAGAGAGCTGGAGCCATTCCTCTAGGAGTGACCAACACCAGCGAGCTGTGCATGTGGCTGGAGTCTAACAATCACCTGTACGGCATCACCAATAACCCCTATGACACGACCAGGATATGTGGAGGAAGCTCAG GTGGAGAGGGCAGTATTCTGGCCAGCGGGGGCTCCTTGATCGGGGTTGGTTCGGATATTGGAGGCAGCATTCGAATGCCGTGTTTCTTTAACGGCATATTTGGACACAAAGGGACTCCAG GAATAGTCTGCAATGAAGGCCAACTCCCTCCTGCGTCTGGACTTCAGGAGGACATTTTGAGTACAGGTCCAATGTGTCGCTATGCTGAAGACCTGTTGCCTATGCTGAAGATAATGGCTGGAGCAAATGCAGACAA ACTATCACTGTCCTCGGAGGTGGACCTGAAGAAGCTTCGTTTCTTCTCAGTGGCAGATGATGGTGGATCTCTGTGGACATCCCCTGTGGACAAACAGCTGGTTGAAGCACAGAGAAAG GTGATTCAGCGAATAGAGGCAGATTTGGGAGTCAAAGTTAAGGAAATGAGCTTTCCACAGCTGAAGTACTCAAGCCATATCTGGGAAACCTGCATGGATCTGCCAGATAAAGATGGCAAG CCACCACAGCCTTTGGCAGAGCTGCTGGCAGATGGAGGCTCGACCGTGTGGCCGGTGTGGGAACTGATCAAGCGGATTTTTGGGAAATCTGACCACACACTAGCTTCTATAG GTCTGGCTCTTAAGGGTAGCAAATCATCACCGTACTACCTCAAGATGAAGGAGGCACTACAACGTGACATGGACAAGGTGTTGGGGACAGACGGCGTGCTGTTGTACCCCTCTCATCCTCTGCTGGCCCCCAAACACCATCATCCATTATTCACAGTATATAACTTCTCCTACACAG GGATCTTCAATGCACTGGCCCTACCTGTTACCCAGTGTCCTTTGGGGCTGAGTGAGGAGGGTTTGCCCCTCGGTGTGCAGGTGGTGGGAGGGAAGCTGCAGGACCGTCTAACGCTAGCTGTGGCTCTGTATCTGGAGAAAGCTTTCGGAGGCTGGAGAAACCCAGGAACCTCCTGA
- the nelfa gene encoding negative elongation factor A, producing MASMRDSDTGLWLHNKLGSTDELWTPSSIGSLLTVSVIDNIRLCFSNLSPPVKLKLLLGMLHLPRRTVDEMKDALSEIIQLATVDSEPWVLMVADILKSFPETGSLNLDLEEQNPNVQDILGELREKVSECEASAMLPLECQYLNKSALTTLVGPLTPPIKHFQLKRKPKSATLRAELLQKSTETAQQLKKTAGVPFHAKGRGLVKKIDTTTPLKGIPKAPFRSPTAPSMFPSSNRAPITPTRTPLRKERGVKLLDISELDMVGAGREAKRRRKTLDTEAGEKVAKEEAVVENATPDYAAGLVSAQKLGALNNESALPSTSYLPATPSMVPSSSYIPSSETQQASTGATNRQPEESTASGAAASTLPGQFKQRAPMYNASTASPTAPTSPTTPTSTPHNNTPPTAATATQPDTATPPSTTAAQATPTPAPQQPQPKKNLSLTREQMYAAQEMFKTANKVTRPEKALILGFMAGSRENPCPEQGDIIQIKLSEHTELLPKADGTGSTTMLVDTVFEMNYSTGQWTRLKKYKPITNAS from the exons ATGGCGTCGATGAGGGACAGCGACACCGGCCTGTGGCTTCACAACAAACTCGGCTCTACGGACGAGTTGTGGACGCCTTCGAGCATCGGCTCTCTGCTCACCGTGTCGGTTATCGACAACATCCGACTGTGTTTCTCCAATTTATCTCCTCCGGTGAAGCTGAAACTGCTGCTCGGCATGCTGCATCTCCCGCGCAGGACTGTGGACGAG ATGAAGGATGCTCTGTCAGAAATCATTCAGTTGGCCACAGTGGACTCGGAGCCCTGGGTGCTGATGGTGGCCGACATCCTCAAGTCCTTCCCAGAAACGGGTTCTCTCAATCTGGACCTGGAGGAGCAGAACCCCAACGTGCAGGACATCCTGGGAGAGCTGAGAGAAAAAG TGAGCGAGTGCGAGGCGTCGGCCATGCTGCCTCTTGAGTGTCAGTATCTGAATAAGAGTGCTTTGACCACGCTGGTGGGTCCCCTCACACCTCCCATCAAACACTTCCAGCTCAAGAGAAAACCCAAAAGTGCTACACTGAGAGCTGAGCTCCTCCAGAAGT CCACAGAAACCGCACAGCAGCTGAAGAAAACCGCAGGAGTGCCTTTCCACGCTAAAGGACGAGGTCTCGTCAAGAAGATCGACACTACAA CACCGCTGAAGGGGATTCCCAAAGCTCCGTTCCGCAGCCCCACCGCACCCAGCATGTTCCCTTCCAGTAACAGGGCGCCCATCACCCCGACTCGCACGCCGCTGCGCAAAGAGAGAGGGGTCAAG TTATTAGACATCTCAGAGTTGGACATGGTCGGAGCAGGCAGAGAAgcaaagaggagaagaaagacacTGG ACACTGAAGCAGGAGAGAAGGTGGCCAAAGAGGAGGCAGTGGTGGAGAACGCAACCCCCGACTATGCTGCTGGTCTGGTATCTGCACAG AAATTGGGGGCATTGAACAACGAGAGTGCGCTACCGTCGACCAGCTACCTCCCAGCCACGCCCAGCATGGTGCCCTCCTCCTCTTACATTCCCAGCTCAGAGACGCAGCAGG CCAGCACAGGTGCTACAAACCGGCAGCCCGAGGAATCGACGGCGAGCGGCGCCGCAGCCTCGACGCTCCCGGGTCAGTTTAAACAGAGAGCGCCCATGTACAACGCCAGCACTGCCAGTCCCACAGCTCCCACCTCTCCCACCACGCCCACCAGCACACCCCACAACAACACCCCTCCCACCGCCGCCACTGCAACACAACCGGACACGGCCACGCCTCCATCCACCACCGCAGCTCAAGCCACGCCCACGCCTGCCCCCCAGCAACCTCAGCCCAAAAAGAATCTATCGCTCACG AGAGAACAGATGTACGCCGCACAGGAAATGTTTAAGACTGCAAACAAAGTCACCCGACCCGAGAAAGCTCTTATCCTGGGCTTCATGGCAGGATCAAGAG AGAACCCATGTCCGGAGCAGGGTGACATCATCCAGATCAAGCTGAGCGAGCACACAGAGCTTCTTCCTAAAGCGGACGGTACAGGCAGCACTACCATGCTGGTGGACACGGTGTTTGAGATGAACTACTCCACAGGCCAGTGGACCCGCCTCAAAAAATACAAACCCATCACCAATGCATCCTGA